ataccagcTCAAAAGTATAACACTATTTAGACAACGTACAGGAAGACTTTATACCGCCTTCCACACGGTACTTCAATACTACTGTTGTGATACCTAGTAAGATCTAAAAGAAAATCAGCGTCAAACAAAATGATAATAGACTCGACTTCATTGAGCCAGGAAGTTAGCTGCAGTCACACAGTGTCCACATAGTACTGCAGTTTAAAGTGTCTTCTATTTCCTTATTTAAGTACACAACTCCCAAGAGGCGAATAGAAATAACAAAATTGTCTTTTGGTCTTGTTTTTGTTATCTAGTACACTTTTGACCAAGTAACTCAAACATTCTCTCTATACCACACTTAGCGGGAACAGCTGAAGTAAGTATAGCCCAGTCATGTTTTGCTTCACACTAAGCATCTTCGATAATGCCCTATCAACCCGATCGTGTGTAAAGGTTTGTTACTAATGTTTGACACACCATCTCCAAGGattttccttgatttctctttGAGTATTAGACATTACCGCTGATATGATACATCAGTCTACAAACTCCGAATATTgtaaaagaaacatttcaaatatcttgATTAGGTTTGAATTTATCGTCACAAAATGATTATTGTTggatattttccattgtaaacaGTCACAAAAAGAATAATTAGTTAATGtacttattgttggatttttgaagcaacacgtCTACAATATGTTtccgttacagcatctttttgttgtgggtctgctttgcgatgcatggctctatggctgtgactggggtgctttgtgcttccgggaaatctacccttacattttatcttctatttgtgaaattcaaagtaaatcattttcaaacaacactaaataaaaaatgttaaaataaattacgGATTACTGTGAGCTTTCCCTCTTTCAAAAGAACACAATTTTGTTTATGCATATCTTGGCAAGTAAACTTTCTGTGgctcatatttcattttttttcaccaaatcTTGCAGCTATTTCTAAAGTTCATTCAAATGTGAATTACCTTTAAAATTGCCATTTGGTATTTAGTCAGGTAAATCAAATCTATAAGTAAATTATTTGGAGGTATAGGATGCAACAAGCAATAAATAAACGACTTGGTTTGATCGAGCGATTCTGTGAGAGATAATGAAGTTTGTAACATCCCTCATGCCCCCGACCCCACCCGGCCCCTCATATAGACACACAGCACCGAGACATAATGACAGTACGTAAAGATTGCTTTTGTAAGGTATAATCTAATCTTTTAAGTTTCACAAGTGGCATGTGATCTTGGAAATATTCACgtcttttatataattataaaattgcAATTAACAGCTGCATATAGTTTTATCCAGTAACACTAACACTTTCGTTCAAACTATCGCGATGTCCGCAACAAATATTGAATTGCAATGTATATCATAAAGTGCACTATTCCGCACTAAATACACTAACTTCTTATCGGGCAAAGATAAGTTATATGTGATAATTCAATATAAATGTAGTCATTTAGAAAAACAAGGATTAAACAcaatgtttcttattttcgttATTTTTGTGTTGAATATACATGTTTTGGCAACCGCAGCTGAAAGTGCTGATGTTGACATTATTTCCGAGCTAACAATCATAAAGGAACAGTTCATTGAGCGGGAAAAGCTTTATGAAAATAAGTTAGCCGAAATGGAGAACAGACTTTGTAATGCTGAAGAAAACTCTAGATCTCTTGACAATTTCTTCCGATACAAGTTAGCCGAAGCTGAGGAGAGATTTTATAAAACAGAAGAAAGGATGAATATCGCAGAgaaattctttgaaaataaaatagctGAATTGGAACATAAACTGTCTGAAAATGCTTATTGGGATAAAGTTGATGAAGAGGTACCTGAAGGTATTGACACTTTATTTATAAGTGAACAGAAGTTAAACTATAATGAAATTGTTAGTAAAGATGCTAACCCCAGAACGGAACGCGCAATAAAACCATCCAAAGAGAAGAGCAAAGAGACAGACACTGCAGAACTGCTCTCTACAAATCTGCCACAAGATTTGTCCTTGTTTCAcaggaaattacaaaataaagGTAAAACTGCAAAGGTATCGAAAATAATCCAGTGATTTAAAAAGAGAACATTTCAAATAATAAAGATGTCCTATCTTCAAGTAAACAACATGTGTACATTGCCGAAACAGTCGTTGGATCTCGGTGGTGGAGTGCTTAAGGCCgcagacttcgaatcacttgcccctcaccgatatgggttcgaaaccttgtttgaagtgtaaaattcttcatgtaaaGAAGCCATAAAGCCGACTTACGAAGTgccggtggctctacccaggtacacgcccatgcctgaaacaatgcccggAAGGGCACATGAGGTCTTCCTCATTTATAAGAAGCTTGAAAAGTTGCGATATGACCTAATTGTGTCGCCGTGACAAAAtcgaaaaataacaaaaacaaggGAATAAAAATTGTAACACTAAAAGTTTGTGTCCCCTCCCTACTTTCTAACTGACTaaagttttatcaaaagaaattattaaaacgTATGGCATATActtttaattttacacaaaaagagtgtgaatcatttttaaaataattaatcaaATCTATAGTAACACCTTTTTGAAAGAAGAAAGCGAACACGAATCAAAGCGCTTAAAGTACTGATGGTGGCTTCATTTGCtgctaaaatattgtaaaatactgGTAAGAACGTGACATATGAGGAATTATCAATATAAATAGATAGCTtctgaaatttcattgaaaattagtgCATTTTCTCTGACTGTCATTGCTTATAAATTCACACTGATCGAGTCTTTGGTTTTGGTTTTTATTGTACTATTTGTGGAGAAACTGCATTAAAATTTACACCGACCTTTTTACTATATACTAAAGAAGAAGGAAATACACTCTTTTCCTGatcattcagattttttttttatttctttaaatgcttTTGAACATTGCCTGCCGTTGATTATATACACACTGGTTTAGTCATCACTAGGTACTTTGGTTGAAATGACCTTTCTGTTACACATAATATAAAAGCAGGCTTCGCGAAAGTGCTTGATGGACAGCCTTACAACTTTTGTCTTAcaaaaagaaatcgaaaatgggtAACCGACGAAAAACAAATCTATTTTAATGTTGATACAGATTCTTCCAAAA
This Mercenaria mercenaria strain notata chromosome 17, MADL_Memer_1, whole genome shotgun sequence DNA region includes the following protein-coding sequences:
- the LOC128550255 gene encoding uncharacterized protein LOC128550255; translated protein: MFLIFVIFVLNIHVLATAAESADVDIISELTIIKEQFIEREKLYENKLAEMENRLCNAEENSRSLDNFFRYKLAEAEERFYKTEERMNIAEKFFENKIAELEHKLSENAYWDKVDEEVPEGIDTLFISEQKLNYNEIVSKDANPRTERAIKPSKEKSKETDTAELLSTNLPQDLSLFHRKLQNKGTRQLTSSGSHRVAFSSYLFSPARELGYEHTIPFDQVLLNEEIHSTQYYTLSYVQ